Part of the Notamacropus eugenii isolate mMacEug1 chromosome 5, mMacEug1.pri_v2, whole genome shotgun sequence genome is shown below.
tatacagacatatgtatCACGCAGACACAATAAATAGTACACACGTGTGCCTATGCACGCGCACGTATGTGTATCATGTGGACAAcacattgtgtatatgtatgtacatgtacacacatatatgtgtcatGCAGTCATAGTATACAGTATATATACTAcggatatatacacacaaatagtATGTATGTGCGCTTAGTGTGTATACACACGATATGCatgatatataacatataatacacatattatataacatgcatgtatatacatgtgtatttaatatattacatattatcatgtgtgtacacatgtgtgtgcatattatatatgtacatgtctccCCACATAAAATgtaggactgtcttttgtctttgtatctccaatgcctagcacagagcttggcacatagggTTCATTGTTTGATCACCCTAGGCACCAAAGTCTCCAGGGACAGTTCTGTCTGAGACTTAATACCCATTTTCATGgtgctttaatgtttacaaagcactttccccaaAATATCCCTTTGAGGTAGGCAGTGAAagctttattatctccatttagcaaagggggaaactgagacccatggtGACATAGGAGGTGAGTTGAGATCATATAatttttagatctggaaggaccTTTAGGGACTGTCTaatccagaggttcttaacctttattGGGGCATGgaacccttctcaaaataatagttttaaaacatacaataaaatacaaaggtTTACACAGGAAAGCCTAGGTTAGTGGTGCCATTTTTTCCCATCTGAGTTCatagacctcctgaaatctatccatagattCCTTGCCTGATCTAATCCAAGCCTCTCACTTTGCAAATGAGGCAAGAGACCTAAAGTACAATCTTCGTATCATAGATTTAGCCccggaagagaccttagagaccttTCCTGCTACAGATGAAGGAGCTGAGACACAGAGGGCCAGGTTGCCAAGGTAACAGGGACTAGAGCTGTCTTGgaaccaggatctgaacccaggtttcctgactcctaaTCCTGGGTTGTTTTCATTCCATAGCCACAAGGAGGGTGGTGTCAGGGGCCAGAGGTCAGGAGTCAGAACCCACCTTCTGCAGCCCCACACAGAAGCGACGGAAGACCTCCTTCATGTTGCCTCCCTTCTCCATGGAGATGACTCTCAGATGATCCTCCTCATTCACCCACACCAAGAAGCTCTTGTTGTCGTTGTGCCTGAGGGATGAAAGAAAGGGGATCAGAGAATCATTGGGCTCCCCAAAtcccctgctccctccccctccctgaactGGCTATCCAACTTGGGGAGGGACTGTAGACTTGGAGGAGGAATCAACTGGGAGAAGGTGTAGAGTTCTGAGAAGTGCCCCTGTAAACAGTAGGGGCAGAATCATAGCATGCTCAGGTCATAGAATGGCGGGCTCCTCCAAACTCAGAGTTTTCCCATCatccttctctcatctcctctgAGGCCTGAAGAGTTCTAAATTTCTAGATTCTCAGCAGACTGGCATGTCAGCATCCTAGGAGGAGGTGGTTAGGTGGTTCTCATGTCCTAGATTCTGGGAATCATGAGAATCCTCAATTCAATCATCCCCAAATTTtagaattttatgtttttagccttagagctggaaagagccATTGAAGCCATATTGTTCAAGTGCTTCGTTTTGTTAACAAGGAAACCTggacccagagagagaaggaatttgTTCAAGGAAACATAGTTCACacatggcagagccagaatttgaggCCAAAAACTCTGATCCCAAATCAAAAACACCTCCCAGTGATACCATATTGGAATTTGAACTTTCTGAAACTTAGAATCTTAGGATTTTGGAATTCTAGAATCCCAGGAATGCCCAGCTCTTAGACCTTACAGAAGTTGGCCAGCTCCACTCCCTCTTCATATGTGTAACCCCAAGCCTGGGGTGGATGCTGAGGGTGAGTGTATTTAAGGAGACATGACTCCTAACTGGCTGAGAGAATCTGGAACCAGGACACTTTGTAAGTGGGAGAGGGATGTCCACCAATCTGTTGGAGTCATCCTTGAAGAAAGGACCTTAAGAGACATCCCTCAAGAGATAGGAAAGGAATTTAGATTGGCCAGAGCTCTGGGGACACAGCCACTTGGAGGAACTGAACCCCACCATGTCTCTTGTCATGGTACTTGCAGCCACAGAGACTGCTAAGATTATTTCTGTTTCTAATTATTCTGTCCTTTTTTGACAGAGGATTACTAGCTATTCATGAGGGTCTTTTGTGGGGCTGTCAGCATGTTCCTCCTTGAGAGGAGTCAGGGAAATGGCTTTCATCCTGAACCCAGACCTAGACCTGAGTCTAGAGATATTTGAGGTAGGTAGATGCCAGTCTAGAGTAAGACTAGAGGAGAGATCTCTCAGCCTCAATGGTCCTGTCCTTCTTCCTATCCCCAACAGCCGTCAGCATAGCACCAGCAAAAGTGACCAGATACCAGATCCTATCTGTCTACACCCTCCATGAGTCTTATCTCTGTGTTTAACCAAGACTTCAAATCTATCTCCATCTTGggtgtagatgaggaaactgaggttcagagagggaggggaagggacctTCTCCAAGTCACGTAGGATGGTGGATGCAGAGCCTGGTACACGTTCTGCTACTGGAAGCTCAGTGGGAGGGGGGTCCTCACCAGATGCCGCGGGCATCGGGCCAGTCCCGGGCCATGCCAGAGGCCAGGAGCAGGGGGGAGACGGGCTTGTCAAAGAGGAAGTGGTCATCAATCAGCTGCTGCTGTTCCTTCTCTGTCATGCTCTTCAGAGGGTAGTATTTGCCCTTGAACTCCCCAGTCAGACTGTTGAGGgctgaggggtggggggaggtgggagagagaggagggggaagagaacagAGCATGGAGTCAGCACCCAGGCCTTCTGGAGGGTGGCTGTGGGTGGAATCCAAGCGAAAGGTCCATGTGTGTTGGAGGTGTCTCTAGAGGGGACGTTTTAGAGGGACTAAAGACAAGGAATGGGGCACAGGGGCATGAAGTTTCTTCACTAAGGACAGACAGACAAGGTCTTTCCTGGCCTGGGAATCCTCACCAGCGACACTCAGGGATTCCACAGCGCGACGCTCGCCCCGGGAGCAGTGGGGGGGCAGGGTGTAACCCTTGATGCTTCGGCCAGTCCGGACGCGGCTGCTCAGCACGTAGTTGGGGTCTAGGTCATCACCACCCTGGGGGACAGTGTGGCATCAGAAGTTGGCTTAGGGAGGGATCACTGCCTCCTTTCACAATGACCCTCAGAAGGCACCTCTGGGCAGAAAGTATCCTGGCTCAACCTTGCCTGCCCTTCGGCCCCAGGCAAGACTCCTCTAACTGACTCCCTTTCCCTATCCTTTCATATACTCTCGTCCCTCCCCTTCAGTGCCCACCTTCCTCCATCTCCCCAACTGCCTCCATCAGAGCTGGTCTCCTCCACTCTCCCCACTTCCTTCCACCCTCAATCCCCCCACTTCctaccctttccttcccccccacAAACATTTCCCCAGGGGTTCCACCTTGAGGTTCTCATGGTTGAGGTCAGTCTTATGCTTGTCTGTGGGCTTGTAGCCCCCGTGCCGATCCTGAATGATGGGGTCAAACAGGTCCTTGAAGACTACGTAGGACTCCTCGTCACCAGCCACACAACCCACAGTCATGATGAAGGGGTGACCTGTGTGTGGGGATGAGAAGGAAGCCAAAAGTCAGAATCACAGAAGCTTAAAAcaaacacagaatgtcagggttaggagggcccttagaacaggaaatgtcagagctgggaaaaagTGTATGGAATATCAAAGCTGAAAGAGGATTTAGAAATTGCTTGGTTCAGTAATTCACAAGCAGGACATTCTAGACTTGAAATCCATTGATGGAAATCATGGTAAAGTGACAAAAATAggcagggataaatgtaaagtctgaCGCCTGGgctcaaaaaaaaagtcaatttcacaaatacaagatTGAGTTAGGCAACGGTGTGAAACCAAGATGAGGGTTTTAGGAGGAGCCAAGACCTGCACTTTGTATGACCAAATATGATACAGAGGCTCTTGTGAGATCTGAAACTGTGATTAGAGATGTGTGCCTTCCAAGGATAAGGCTGGCAGATCATGGTCGACTCCTAGCTGGTGTCTTGTGCTTGGACCTAGGAGCCACAGCTTTGATAATCCAGAGGCTGTCCAGGGAAAGTCTAATCCTAATTCTAAGCAGGAGGTGCAGGACCTACTGGTCCTACCACATGGGGATCCATTaaaagaactgggaatatttaaccTGGGGAAGATGGGGGTGACATGATGGTTGTCTGTAAAGATATGAAAGGTTGAGATGTGAGAGAGGGCTTTTATCTGTCCTGTTTGGCCCCACAGGCTGGTATCATGGAGAAGTTTCTAAGTGACAAATTTAGGCTTCAGGCTGATACTGAGAGGTAGCAATTTCCCCTCATCCCATGTCTTCATGCATCCATCAAGGTCAGATGGACCCTTGTGGGCAGTGGGATCACAGAATCCTAGATTAAGCATGAAAAGAATGAAAGCTCTGAAAGAATGGAGCTCAGAAGAAATCTAATAAAGGCAGTTAGtagatagatcactgggcctggagtcaggaagacctgaattcaaatccagccttggacacttactagctgttaccctgggcaagtcacttaacctgttggccccagttttcttatctgtaaatgagtACAATAGAGCCCATCTTCCAAGTgggaggacaaaatgaaatagtgtttgtaaagcactttgaaaagcttaaagtgttataatttttattgtcacatctttattttaaagatgaggacactgagactcagatggggatggggagggccTTGTCCATGGTCATGCAGGCATTAAGTAGTAGAGACTGTATCTGAACACAGGTCTGGTGATCGCCATTCCAACCATACCACCACAATGCCTcgtgggatgggaggaggggtccTTGCTCATATGTGGGTTGGAACATGTGTCTGTGCACGTCCTTCCAGTTTAGAAATCCTGGGATTCTGTGAAATGCTGATCTGGGATTCTGAGGGACTGGAGGTTGGGGCACGGTGGTGGCAAGGAGAGCGGGCCAGGAGATGCAGGCTGTGGCAAGAGAGAGCTCTCCAAgatactgaaaatgaaaattttcacaCCAAAGAAACTGTACCACACAATTTGTTTGTCCTATACCTCATTCCTATTGGGAGAGGAACCTAAGTGGCACAACGGATAGAacactagccttggagtcaggaagacctgagttcaaatctggtctcagacacttaatagctgtgtgactctgggcaagtcacttagccccgaGTGCCCCCCCCCCATATCATCTTAGGGTGAAGTAGAGGGAGCTTTGGATTTTCTCCATAGCACTCTGGGCTTCCACACAACAGAGTTTAGGAAGGTCAGAATGTGAGCCAACCACTTGGACAGATAGAGGGTATGGAGGCAAGGGGCAGAGCTGAGCATGGTCTCAGCCAGGCTCAAGCACAAGGATGCTAGAGGCTTTTGAGAGCATTTAGTCAAATGCAGAGATGTTGTAGGGGAGAAAACTAGCATCCTGAGAGGGAAAGAGGCTTGACCAAAGTCAGATAGCCACTCGTTGACCTAGCTGAGGGCTAGAACCCTGGTCTCCTACTCCCAGTTTAGGGCTCCCTGTGGGTCTGTTTGAGGGGTTTGTTTGGGGGAGGGTGAAGGGTGGGCAGGGGTCCCTCAGGGATTCTGAGATTACCTATgagttttaaaaagtcatatcTATGAGTCTTCCACAGACCTCACCTATGGAAATCACAGACATTTCTATGGGGTATTTATGGGATTCTGCAtccggggccatctccagttgtcctggtctatatctggcccctggacccacatggctccagaggagaaagtgaggctggtgactgcatagccctgcctcacttcaatccagttcacttgcatgtcatgacatcacctccgtGATTACAGAATGATAATGTTAgatctggaagaaacctcagaggtcatcttgttcaaccccctcactttattgatggggaaactgaggcccagggaagtgagGTCATACGGTAGTAAACCTCAGAAGTGATGCCAGAGACTCCCTTTTCTACTGTTCCTTACTGGGAGGGAAGGGACTGCAAGGCCACCTGAGAGGTCATTGGTGTGTCTCTGGGGGCCTGAGGTTGTTCGTTAGAGTTCCTAGGAGGATTCCAGAGTGGGCCTCTGAATGTATTTATGGTGGTCTGGGTATATCTATACCAGTCTCAGGGAGGTCTTCCAGGTGGTCCATGGGTATCTTTGCTTATCTATAAGAAGTCCTGAGATATCTGAGACTTTCAGGAGATTTTGAGTCTCCCTGGGATGTCTGCGAGGGTCCCAGATATGTCTTTGTGGGTCCTAAGAGTGTTTAAG
Proteins encoded:
- the CKM gene encoding creatine kinase M-type; its protein translation is MPFGNTHNKYKLNFKPEEEYPDLSKHNNHMAKALTPELYKKLRDKETPSGFTLDDVIQTGVDNPGHPFIMTVGCVAGDEESYVVFKDLFDPIIQDRHGGYKPTDKHKTDLNHENLKGGDDLDPNYVLSSRVRTGRSIKGYTLPPHCSRGERRAVESLSVAALNSLTGEFKGKYYPLKSMTEKEQQQLIDDHFLFDKPVSPLLLASGMARDWPDARGIWHNDNKSFLVWVNEEDHLRVISMEKGGNMKEVFRRFCVGLQKIEEIFKKAGHPFMWNEHLGYVLTCPSNLGTGLRGGVHVKLAHLSKHPKFEEILTRLRLQKRGTGGVDTAAVGSVFDVSNADRLGSSEVEQVQLVVDGVKLMVEMEKKLEKGQSIDDMIPAQK